The proteins below are encoded in one region of Thioalkalivibrio sp. K90mix:
- a CDS encoding CbbQ/NirQ/NorQ/GpvN family protein — translation MKNLINRIRGVERDVIEKPGDAGDAPFYKAQGDEIEIFQAAYSKRLPVMLKGPTGCGKTRFLEHVAHTLGQPLVTVSCHEDLTSSDLVGRFLLEGEETVWQDGPLTRSVKEGAICYLDEIVEARTDTTVVIHPLTDHRRQLPLDKKSQIIDAHEDFMLVISYNPGYQTVLKDLKPSTKQRFVGIHFDYPAEDVEREIVAKESGGLDADRVEKLVAAGRKARALKDHGLEEATSTRALAYAGELMQAGLSPRVACRAAMIAPITDDPELIQALEEIFDAHFPESEAA, via the coding sequence ATGAAGAACCTGATTAACCGTATCCGCGGCGTGGAACGCGACGTGATTGAGAAGCCCGGTGACGCGGGTGATGCCCCGTTCTACAAGGCCCAGGGCGACGAGATCGAGATCTTTCAGGCCGCGTACTCGAAGCGCCTGCCGGTGATGCTCAAGGGCCCGACCGGCTGCGGCAAGACCCGCTTCCTGGAACATGTCGCGCACACCCTCGGCCAGCCGCTGGTCACCGTATCCTGCCACGAGGACCTGACCAGCTCGGACCTGGTCGGCCGCTTCCTGCTGGAGGGCGAGGAAACCGTCTGGCAGGACGGCCCGCTGACCCGTTCGGTCAAGGAGGGCGCGATCTGCTACCTCGACGAGATCGTCGAGGCGCGTACCGACACCACCGTGGTCATTCACCCGCTGACCGACCACCGTCGCCAGCTGCCGCTGGACAAGAAGTCCCAGATCATCGATGCGCACGAGGACTTCATGCTGGTGATCTCCTACAACCCCGGCTACCAAACGGTGCTGAAGGACCTGAAGCCCTCGACCAAGCAGCGCTTTGTCGGTATCCACTTCGACTATCCGGCCGAGGATGTCGAGCGCGAGATCGTGGCCAAGGAATCCGGCGGCCTGGATGCCGATCGCGTCGAGAAGCTGGTGGCTGCCGGGCGCAAGGCGCGGGCCCTGAAGGACCACGGACTGGAAGAGGCGACCTCCACCCGGGCGCTCGCCTATGCCGGCGAGCTGATGCAGGCGGGTCTGAGCCCGCGCGTGGCCTGCCGCGCCGCGATGATCGCCCCGATCACCGATGACCCCGAGCTGATCCAGGCGCTGGAAGAGATCTTCGACGCCCACTTCCCCGAGTCCGAAGCCGCGTGA
- a CDS encoding nitric oxide reductase activation protein NorD has product MSDQARNSGGANTEAEDLVEIEEVLQHLEDISFVAHRDTKEALPAIRAFGAATARRWIETVRELFFHDREAGKSFMRNSARLAEHMQTVDLWLEQAAQFKQWVNSADALEGFMAQADRVYDAWGEAGERDWAEIGLRWCERSLPDARAYFETPFDKLSAGRGIEGLRALIEPAETLFDERGLTLDAYLEGAPIARNLVGDQGLLSWARRGADLLKAGRSRGEAYFRLESDESLKLLLEALPGFRPRMHGRFLRLVLLAWLDADIPLADSSWKPGEGRPMLETDGRRLFMPAVMDSREEAIVATQHAAAHLAFDTYAQSDVERLFERAGVEHPPLDDRSRITWRPLFAPFEARMFRFQVLFDLAEDLRVNARLAPRIPNFLPRLVALAEDHERPEGAAGVYFDFALKAHQALLRDEAQDPRLARVLEPDADVVTAWAIGEELFADEAFPEITIEERAEAYLPGLSLNQSLPVYPQRKRDGSLADFRDHEAHDEHKFEREKQEEQPQQAPEQAQKDPDADIQTPQQETSGTGGRIGTGIPQPAQVAKRAAPYTPKKDGIPYPEWDYREQRYISDWVNLYERVLDDENPELAATILSENADTLKRLTRGLEMQRPMRLAPQRKQMDGDELDTEAVIDFIADKKAGLSPKAFIYRRRAVQHRDTGVMMLADMSTSIMARHPGGQGKIVDRVREGMMLFAEAIEKVGDPYAISGFASKQRDQVNYYWLKDFNEDLNDTVRARIAGVSGRLASRMGAGIRHSLEAFKRCSAQRRLLLILSDGRPADYDDGGDQRYLHEDTRMAMKEAVDAGVHPFCITLDPSGSEYLPAIFGPGHYTIIDHVDELPRRLPEIYLRLRQ; this is encoded by the coding sequence GTGAGCGACCAGGCCCGCAACAGCGGCGGGGCGAACACGGAAGCCGAAGATCTCGTCGAGATCGAGGAGGTCCTCCAGCATCTCGAGGACATCAGCTTCGTCGCCCACCGCGACACCAAGGAAGCCCTCCCGGCCATCCGCGCGTTCGGTGCCGCCACCGCGCGGCGCTGGATCGAGACCGTACGCGAGCTGTTCTTCCACGACCGCGAGGCCGGCAAGAGCTTCATGCGCAATTCCGCGCGGCTCGCGGAGCATATGCAGACGGTGGACCTGTGGCTGGAGCAGGCCGCGCAGTTCAAGCAGTGGGTCAACTCGGCCGATGCGCTGGAGGGCTTCATGGCCCAGGCTGATCGCGTGTATGACGCCTGGGGCGAGGCCGGCGAGCGCGATTGGGCCGAGATCGGCCTGCGCTGGTGCGAACGCAGCCTGCCCGATGCCCGCGCCTATTTCGAGACGCCGTTCGACAAGCTCTCCGCCGGCCGAGGTATCGAGGGCCTGCGCGCGCTGATCGAGCCGGCCGAGACGCTGTTCGACGAACGCGGCCTGACCCTGGATGCCTATCTTGAGGGTGCCCCGATCGCCCGCAACCTGGTCGGCGACCAGGGCCTGCTGTCCTGGGCCCGGCGCGGAGCGGACCTGCTGAAGGCCGGGCGCTCGCGCGGTGAGGCCTATTTTCGCCTGGAGAGCGACGAGAGCCTGAAGCTGCTCCTGGAGGCGCTGCCGGGCTTTCGCCCGCGCATGCACGGGCGCTTCCTGCGCCTGGTGCTGCTGGCCTGGCTGGATGCCGATATCCCGCTGGCCGATTCCAGCTGGAAGCCGGGCGAGGGCCGCCCGATGCTCGAGACCGACGGCCGGCGGCTGTTTATGCCGGCGGTGATGGACTCGCGCGAGGAGGCGATCGTCGCCACCCAGCACGCGGCCGCGCATCTGGCCTTCGATACGTATGCGCAGTCCGATGTCGAGCGGCTGTTCGAGCGTGCCGGGGTCGAGCACCCGCCGCTGGATGACCGCTCGCGCATCACCTGGCGCCCGCTGTTCGCGCCATTCGAGGCGCGCATGTTCCGCTTCCAGGTGCTGTTCGACCTGGCCGAGGACCTGCGCGTGAACGCGCGCCTGGCCCCGCGCATCCCGAACTTCCTGCCGCGCCTGGTGGCGCTGGCCGAGGACCATGAGCGCCCGGAGGGCGCGGCCGGCGTCTACTTCGATTTCGCGCTGAAGGCCCACCAGGCCCTGCTGCGCGACGAGGCGCAGGACCCGCGTCTGGCGCGCGTGCTGGAGCCGGACGCGGATGTGGTCACCGCCTGGGCCATCGGCGAGGAGCTGTTCGCCGACGAGGCCTTCCCCGAGATCACCATCGAGGAGCGCGCCGAGGCCTATCTGCCCGGGCTGTCGCTGAACCAGTCGCTGCCGGTGTATCCGCAGCGCAAACGCGACGGCAGCCTGGCCGACTTCCGCGACCACGAGGCGCACGACGAACACAAGTTCGAGCGCGAGAAGCAGGAAGAGCAGCCGCAGCAGGCCCCGGAGCAGGCGCAGAAAGACCCGGACGCCGACATCCAGACCCCGCAGCAGGAGACCTCTGGCACCGGCGGGCGCATCGGCACGGGTATCCCGCAGCCGGCCCAGGTGGCCAAGCGCGCCGCTCCCTACACCCCGAAGAAGGACGGCATCCCGTATCCCGAGTGGGACTACCGCGAGCAGCGCTATATCTCCGACTGGGTGAATCTCTACGAGCGCGTGCTGGACGACGAAAACCCGGAGCTGGCGGCCACGATCCTGTCGGAGAACGCCGACACCCTGAAGCGCCTGACCCGCGGCCTGGAGATGCAGCGCCCGATGCGCCTGGCGCCGCAGCGCAAGCAGATGGACGGCGACGAGCTCGACACCGAGGCGGTGATCGACTTCATCGCCGACAAGAAGGCGGGGCTGTCGCCGAAGGCCTTCATCTACCGCCGCCGTGCGGTGCAGCACCGCGATACCGGCGTCATGATGCTGGCGGACATGTCTACCTCGATCATGGCGCGTCACCCGGGCGGGCAGGGCAAGATCGTCGACCGCGTGCGCGAGGGGATGATGCTGTTCGCCGAGGCGATCGAGAAGGTCGGCGATCCCTACGCGATCTCCGGCTTCGCCTCCAAGCAGCGCGACCAGGTCAACTACTACTGGCTGAAGGATTTCAACGAGGACCTGAACGACACCGTCCGCGCCCGCATCGCCGGGGTCTCCGGGCGCCTGGCCTCGCGTATGGGCGCGGGCATCCGCCACTCGCTGGAGGCATTCAAGCGCTGTTCGGCCCAGCGCCGGCTGCTGCTGATCCTGTCCGACGGCCGCCCGGCCGACTACGACGACGGCGGTGACCAGCGCTACCTGCACGAGGACACGCGCATGGCGATGAAGGAGGCGGTGGACGCCGGCGTGCACCCGTTCTGCATCACCCTGGACCCGTCCGGTTCGGAATACCTGCCGGCGATCTTCGGTCCCGGTCACTACACCATCATCGACCACGTGGACGAGCTGCCGCGCCGTCTGCCCGAGATCTATCTGAGGCTGCGCCAGTGA